One Paracoccaceae bacterium genomic region harbors:
- a CDS encoding branched-chain amino acid ABC transporter permease: MVPLGVAAVLLLAAPFLTEAAGQSALLSLMTRILIYGIAAASLNFILGYGGMVSFGHAAFFGVGAYVVGILFTHATSGAPFLGLVPGTTQMLVTLPLAMLVAGLFAAVIGALSLRTGGVQFIMITLAFAQMLFFLFVSLRAYGGEDGIIIRRTNDLFGLNLRDRTTLYYVVLAITALFFAGLWRIVHSSFGNVLQGLRQNERRMAALGFAPYRYKLYAFVLAGMGAGLAGALMANVLRFTSPDMMHWTKSGELMIMVILGGVGTFFGPLYGAGAVLVLESVLAGWTEYWQLVMGLILLVIVLGTRGGIAGLIARIGGRR; the protein is encoded by the coding sequence CTGGTTCCGCTGGGCGTGGCGGCCGTGCTGCTGCTGGCCGCGCCCTTCCTGACCGAGGCGGCGGGACAATCGGCGCTGCTGTCGCTGATGACGCGCATCCTGATCTACGGGATCGCGGCGGCCAGCCTGAACTTCATCCTGGGCTATGGCGGGATGGTCAGCTTCGGGCACGCGGCCTTCTTCGGGGTGGGGGCCTATGTCGTGGGCATCCTGTTCACCCATGCGACCAGCGGCGCGCCGTTCCTCGGGCTGGTTCCCGGCACGACGCAGATGCTGGTGACGCTGCCGCTGGCGATGCTGGTCGCGGGGCTGTTCGCGGCGGTGATCGGGGCGCTGAGCCTGCGGACCGGGGGCGTGCAGTTCATCATGATCACCCTGGCCTTCGCGCAGATGCTGTTCTTCCTTTTCGTCAGCCTGCGGGCCTATGGCGGCGAGGATGGCATCATCATCCGCCGCACCAACGACCTGTTCGGGCTGAACCTGCGCGACCGGACCACGCTTTATTATGTGGTGCTGGCCATCACCGCGCTGTTCTTCGCGGGGCTCTGGCGGATCGTGCATTCATCCTTCGGCAATGTCCTGCAGGGCCTGCGGCAGAACGAGCGGCGCATGGCGGCACTGGGCTTTGCGCCCTATCGCTACAAGCTTTACGCCTTTGTGCTGGCGGGCATGGGGGCGGGGCTGGCGGGAGCGCTGATGGCCAACGTGCTGCGCTTCACCTCGCCCGACATGATGCACTGGACCAAGTCGGGCGAGCTGATGATCATGGTCATCCTGGGGGGCGTGGGCACGTTCTTCGGCCCGCTCTACGGCGCGGGCGCCGTGCTGGTGCTGGAAAGCGTGCTGGCCGGGTGGACGGAGTACTGGCAACTGGTCATGGGCCTGATCCTGCTGGTGATCGTGCTGGGCACCCGGGGCGGCATTGCCGGGCTGATCGCGCGGATCGGGGGGCGGCGATGA